In Desulfobulbus oralis, one DNA window encodes the following:
- a CDS encoding FAD/NAD(P)-binding protein — protein sequence MLRELAPRPLMPGNPYKPMAATVREVIQETGNIKTLRVVLDEPEAMQNFHYEPGQVGQLSVFGAGESTFVINSPPSQREYLQFSVMQAGEVTSAIHRLSVGDRVGVRAPLGNFFPYTDWKGKNIFFVGGGIGMAPIRTIMLHLLEHRADYGRISLLYGAKSPRDMAYSYETEDWLKREDLDCTLCIDNPYEGWPHRVGLIPNVLKELNPSPDNCVAVLCGPPIMIRFTVQALEGLNFAPENIVTTLEKRMKCGIGICGRCNIGSHYVCIDGPVFTWKQLQDLPPEM from the coding sequence ATGCTGCGCGAACTCGCGCCCCGACCGCTGATGCCCGGCAATCCCTACAAACCCATGGCGGCCACAGTCAGGGAAGTCATCCAGGAGACCGGCAACATCAAGACCCTGCGGGTCGTGCTGGACGAGCCCGAAGCGATGCAGAACTTCCACTACGAGCCGGGTCAGGTGGGCCAGCTTTCCGTGTTCGGCGCGGGCGAGTCCACCTTTGTCATCAACTCGCCGCCTTCCCAGAGGGAATATCTGCAGTTCTCCGTGATGCAGGCCGGCGAAGTCACTTCGGCCATCCATCGCCTGTCTGTGGGCGACAGGGTGGGCGTGCGTGCGCCTCTGGGCAATTTTTTCCCCTACACTGACTGGAAGGGCAAGAACATCTTCTTTGTCGGCGGCGGCATCGGTATGGCGCCCATCCGCACCATCATGCTGCACCTTCTGGAGCACCGGGCCGACTACGGCAGGATCAGCCTGCTTTACGGCGCGAAATCGCCCAGGGACATGGCCTACAGCTATGAAACCGAGGACTGGCTGAAGCGTGAGGATCTGGACTGCACCCTGTGCATCGACAACCCCTATGAGGGCTGGCCGCACAGGGTGGGCCTGATTCCAAACGTGCTGAAGGAGCTGAACCCCAGCCCGGACAACTGCGTGGCGGTACTCTGCGGGCCGCCCATCATGATCAGGTTCACGGTGCAGGCGCTGGAGGGCCTGAACTTTGCGCCGGAAAATATCGTGACCACGCTGGAGAAGCGGATGAAGTGCGGCATCGGCATCTGCGGCCGCTGCAATATCGGCAGTCATTACGTGTGCATCGACGGCCCGGTCTTTACCTGGAAACAGCTTCAGGACTTGCCGCCCGAGATGTAA